One genomic window of Cannabis sativa cultivar Pink pepper isolate KNU-18-1 chromosome 2, ASM2916894v1, whole genome shotgun sequence includes the following:
- the LOC133034916 gene encoding uncharacterized protein LOC133034916 isoform X1, translated as MVLAWGIAEYDKEIEQKINELKEKVSTDVSQSVKLCSDNIDNVVAEGVIIEAVGYFSYHGDIITNDYARVQITQVIQGEAEIPYPRGAIRYVCDACNKLVPWPRELILTEEGSLIKKLHSSNNSKGKEKCKGKEKIVEHLDSTKSYEKFIAEVLDKTHISLQAMFLEYMRVKGKNEFVRVPVNPSLFYRVHIYITSEDVIQVATQDELTGSAMLFGLRCIWENLNQRQKELYKFYDVELLSYNNEQDKVIAINQLSIWLNTMTHVGQYYFIPWNIGKHWMLIIAMTSGRVVFLNPLKSKIPSDIAQMIKA; from the exons ATGGTATTGGCATGGGGAATCGCAGAATATGACAAGGAAATTGAGCAGAAAATA AATGAATTAAAAGAGAAAGTTAGTACTGATGTAAGTCAAAGTGTAAAATTATGTTCGGATAACATTGACAATGTTGTGGCTGAGGGTGTCATAATTGAGGCAGTTGGTTACTTTTCATATCATGGTGACATAATTACAAATGATTATGCACGGGTTCAAATCACACAAGTTATTCAAGGGGAAGCTGAAATCCCATATCCAAGAGGTGCAATACGCTATGTTTGTGATGCATGTAACAAATTGGTTCCTTGGCCTAGGGAATTGATTTTGACTGAAGAG GGTTCTCTAATTAAGAAGCTTCATAGTTCAAACAACTCGAAGGGGAAAGAGAAATGTAAAGGAAAAGAGAAGATAGTGGAACATCTTGATTCCACTAAatcttatgagaaattcattgcAGAGGTACTTGACAAGACTCATATTTCTCTTCAGGCCATGTTCTTGGAATATATGAGAGTAAAAGGTAAAAATGAGTTTGTGAGGGTTCCTGTTAACCCATCCTTATTCTACCGAGTTCACATCTACATAACTTCCGAAGATGTCATACAAGTGGCCACCCAAGATGAACTTACGGGTTCAGCTATGCTATTTGGACTAAG ATGCATTTgggaaaatttaaatcaaagacAAAAAGAGTTATACAAGTTTTATGATGTCGAGCTTCTTAGTTATAACAATGAGCAGGACAAGGTGATAGCCATCAATCAATTATCAATTTGGTTAAACACTATGACTCATGTAGGACAATACTATTTTATACCATGGAACATAGG CAAGCATTGGATGTTGATTATAGCAATGACATCGGGAAGAGTTGTATTCTTAAACCCGCTTAAATCTAAAATCCCGTCAGACATTGCTCAGATGATAAAGGCGTAA
- the LOC133034916 gene encoding uncharacterized protein LOC133034916 isoform X2, producing MVLAWGIAEYDKEIEQKINELKEKVSTDVSQSVKLCSDNIDNVVAEGVIIEAVGYFSYHGDIITNDYARVQITQVIQGEAEIPYPRGAIRYVCDACNKLVPWPRELILTEEGSLIKKLHSSNNSKGKEKCKGKEKIVEHLDSTKSYEKFIAEVLDKTHISLQAMFLEYMRVKGKNEFVRVPVNPSLFYRVHIYITSEDVIQVATQDELTGSAMLFGLRCIWENLNQRQKELYKFYDVELLSYNNEQDKQALDVDYSNDIGKSCILKPA from the exons ATGGTATTGGCATGGGGAATCGCAGAATATGACAAGGAAATTGAGCAGAAAATA AATGAATTAAAAGAGAAAGTTAGTACTGATGTAAGTCAAAGTGTAAAATTATGTTCGGATAACATTGACAATGTTGTGGCTGAGGGTGTCATAATTGAGGCAGTTGGTTACTTTTCATATCATGGTGACATAATTACAAATGATTATGCACGGGTTCAAATCACACAAGTTATTCAAGGGGAAGCTGAAATCCCATATCCAAGAGGTGCAATACGCTATGTTTGTGATGCATGTAACAAATTGGTTCCTTGGCCTAGGGAATTGATTTTGACTGAAGAG GGTTCTCTAATTAAGAAGCTTCATAGTTCAAACAACTCGAAGGGGAAAGAGAAATGTAAAGGAAAAGAGAAGATAGTGGAACATCTTGATTCCACTAAatcttatgagaaattcattgcAGAGGTACTTGACAAGACTCATATTTCTCTTCAGGCCATGTTCTTGGAATATATGAGAGTAAAAGGTAAAAATGAGTTTGTGAGGGTTCCTGTTAACCCATCCTTATTCTACCGAGTTCACATCTACATAACTTCCGAAGATGTCATACAAGTGGCCACCCAAGATGAACTTACGGGTTCAGCTATGCTATTTGGACTAAG ATGCATTTgggaaaatttaaatcaaagacAAAAAGAGTTATACAAGTTTTATGATGTCGAGCTTCTTAGTTATAACAATGAGCAGGACAAG CAAGCATTGGATGTTGATTATAGCAATGACATCGGGAAGAGTTGTATTCTTAAACCCGCTTAA